The following are encoded together in the bacterium genome:
- a CDS encoding enoyl-CoA hydratase/isomerase family protein — translation MRPMELEIGKNGVAVLRIETLDGRNCLGQADTARIIELVDRVAGNDSVRALILAGGENFSAGLDYVELIRNRLDPSAGQLAYRLLADQKTLCVKIRDLSIPTVSVVRGLCAGFGLGIAAAADLMITDATTRIQVPEVKVGLVPGNGATWFLPRRMGLAAAKYYGLTASPMDGGQAVGLGLAQGYAEGGVGGFVDDLRQEKVVSDLRRISSLLEKRGGARGPCGISSPAWSRPPRRETPSRGNPWPRCDRPRPRRCG, via the coding sequence ATGAGACCGATGGAGCTGGAAATCGGGAAAAACGGCGTTGCGGTTCTGCGCATCGAGACCCTGGACGGGCGAAACTGCCTGGGGCAGGCGGACACCGCCCGCATCATCGAGCTTGTGGACCGGGTAGCCGGGAACGACTCGGTTCGGGCGCTGATCCTCGCGGGGGGGGAGAATTTCTCGGCGGGCCTGGATTACGTCGAACTGATCCGCAATCGCCTTGATCCATCCGCCGGACAGCTGGCGTATCGGCTTCTCGCGGACCAGAAGACACTGTGCGTCAAGATCCGGGACTTGAGCATCCCGACCGTCAGCGTGGTTCGCGGTCTTTGCGCGGGTTTTGGCCTGGGCATCGCCGCGGCCGCGGACTTGATGATCACCGATGCGACCACGCGGATCCAGGTCCCGGAGGTGAAAGTCGGTCTCGTCCCCGGAAACGGGGCCACCTGGTTTCTGCCGAGGCGCATGGGCCTCGCGGCCGCCAAGTATTACGGCCTGACCGCCTCCCCCATGGACGGAGGACAGGCGGTTGGTCTGGGTCTCGCCCAGGGGTACGCGGAAGGCGGGGTCGGGGGATTCGTCGACGATCTCCGGCAGGAGAAGGTCGTTTCGGATCTCCGGCGGATCTCCTCCCTCCTGGAAAAGAGGGGGGGCGCGCGAGGTCCCTGTGGGATATCTTCTCCAGCCTGGAGCAGGCCGCCGCGGAGGGAGACGCCTTCGCGCGGGAATCCCTGGCCGCGATGCGATCGGCCTCGGCCCAGGCGGTGTGGGTGA
- a CDS encoding TIGR01777 family oxidoreductase encodes MRVAVSGSTGLVGSEVVTVLSAGGHDVVRLVRRVPDPGEKAVRWDPEKGEVDAAGLEGLDAVVHLAGENVGSGRWNAARKAAIRDSRVKGTRLLCEALAGLVRPPETLVCASAVGYYGDRGEEVLTEESPPGAGFLPEVSREWEAASGAASRKGIRVVTLRIGMVLSPKGGGLARMLPLFRAGLGGVIGGGRQYVSWVSLDDLPNIILHTLRRGDLRGPVNAVAPRPVTNREFTEALGKALSRPTPLPVPAFALRLAVGGEMADALLLSSARVVPERLIDTGYAFLSAELEPALRRLLGRL; translated from the coding sequence ATGCGCGTTGCCGTTTCCGGTTCGACGGGGCTCGTCGGTTCCGAGGTGGTGACGGTTCTTTCCGCCGGGGGACATGACGTTGTCCGCCTGGTCCGACGTGTGCCCGACCCCGGGGAAAAGGCGGTTCGGTGGGACCCGGAGAAGGGGGAGGTCGATGCGGCGGGGCTTGAAGGCCTCGACGCCGTCGTCCACCTGGCCGGGGAGAACGTCGGCTCCGGCCGGTGGAACGCGGCGCGGAAGGCGGCGATCCGCGACAGCCGCGTGAAGGGAACGCGCCTTCTCTGCGAAGCCCTGGCGGGTCTGGTCCGGCCGCCGGAGACGCTGGTGTGCGCCTCGGCCGTCGGGTATTACGGCGACCGCGGGGAGGAAGTGCTGACCGAGGAGAGTCCACCCGGCGCGGGGTTCCTCCCCGAGGTCAGCCGGGAGTGGGAGGCGGCTTCCGGGGCGGCCTCGCGGAAGGGGATCCGCGTCGTGACGTTGCGGATCGGGATGGTGCTCTCGCCGAAGGGGGGGGGCCTCGCGCGGATGCTCCCGCTCTTCCGGGCGGGGCTCGGGGGCGTGATCGGCGGCGGGCGTCAGTACGTCAGCTGGGTCTCCCTCGACGACCTTCCCAACATCATCCTCCATACGTTGCGGCGCGGCGACCTGCGCGGGCCGGTCAACGCCGTCGCGCCGCGCCCGGTCACCAACCGGGAATTTACCGAGGCGCTCGGGAAGGCCTTGTCACGCCCTACGCCGCTTCCCGTCCCGGCCTTCGCCCTCCGCCTCGCGGTGGGGGGCGAGATGGCGGACGCCCTGCTCCTTTCGAGCGCCCGCGTCGTCCCGGAACGGCTCATCGATACAGGCTACGCGTTCCTTTCCGCGGAACTCGAGCCGGCCCTGCGCCGCCTGCTTGGCCGGTTGTGA
- a CDS encoding PQQ-dependent sugar dehydrogenase, with protein MRFGVSDAGRPIGSGAVFSIGAGGARIRAGYRHPIAVLAFLAIAGCAGNSSTAPTPDPGPAPVAWPQISLSTVAGGFTQPVHVTHAGDGSGRIFIVEQAGRIRILDNAAVLPASFLDLASFNPPRLVSGGERGLLSVAFPPGFAAKGYFYVNYTRAPDGATVVARYRVSAADANLADPASEEVILTIAQPFANHNGGQLAFGPDGFLYIGMGDGGSGGDPLNNGQSPGTLLGKLLRIDVESGTAPYAVPPDNPFVGVAGVRPEIWALGVRNPWRFSFDRGTGDLYIGDVGQGTFEEIDFQPAGDPGGRNYGWNVMEGDRCYPPGTAGCDRSGLALPVFVYDHSLGCSVTGGNVYRGSAFPSLQGVYLFGDYCSGRIWGIRKNGAAWDNALLADTTLSISTFGEDESGNVYLVNHTGGDLLKILSP; from the coding sequence ATGCGATTCGGCGTTTCCGATGCGGGTAGGCCGATCGGGTCCGGAGCCGTATTCTCCATCGGGGCGGGGGGAGCGCGCATTCGGGCCGGATACCGGCATCCGATCGCCGTCCTGGCGTTCCTGGCCATCGCCGGATGCGCCGGAAATTCCTCCACCGCTCCGACGCCCGATCCCGGACCCGCTCCCGTGGCTTGGCCGCAGATCTCCCTGAGCACGGTCGCTGGTGGGTTCACGCAGCCGGTCCATGTCACCCATGCGGGGGACGGAAGCGGCCGGATCTTCATCGTGGAGCAGGCGGGGCGGATCCGGATCCTCGACAACGCGGCGGTCCTTCCGGCTTCGTTTCTGGACCTTGCTTCCTTCAATCCTCCACGCCTTGTCTCGGGCGGCGAGCGGGGGCTCCTGAGCGTGGCGTTCCCCCCCGGATTCGCGGCGAAAGGGTATTTCTACGTGAACTACACGAGGGCCCCGGACGGCGCCACGGTGGTCGCCCGCTACCGCGTCTCCGCCGCCGACGCCAACTTGGCCGATCCCGCGAGCGAGGAAGTAATCCTGACCATTGCCCAACCGTTCGCGAACCACAACGGCGGGCAGCTCGCTTTCGGTCCCGACGGGTTCCTCTACATCGGGATGGGAGACGGGGGCTCGGGCGGGGATCCCCTGAACAACGGCCAGTCCCCCGGCACCCTGCTGGGAAAACTCCTGCGGATCGACGTGGAGTCCGGGACGGCCCCATACGCTGTTCCCCCGGACAATCCCTTCGTCGGGGTGGCCGGGGTCCGCCCGGAGATCTGGGCGCTGGGGGTGCGGAACCCGTGGCGCTTCTCCTTCGACCGCGGGACGGGGGACCTCTACATCGGCGACGTGGGACAGGGAACCTTCGAGGAGATCGACTTCCAGCCGGCCGGGGATCCTGGGGGCAGGAACTACGGCTGGAACGTCATGGAGGGCGACCGTTGCTACCCCCCCGGGACCGCCGGCTGCGACCGCTCCGGCCTTGCCCTCCCGGTCTTCGTGTACGATCACTCGCTCGGATGCTCCGTGACCGGCGGGAACGTGTACCGCGGTTCGGCATTCCCCTCCCTGCAGGGGGTTTATCTTTTCGGGGACTATTGCAGCGGACGGATCTGGGGGATCAGGAAAAACGGCGCCGCCTGGGACAACGCGCTGCTTGCGGACACGACGTTGTCGATATCCACCTTCGGCGAAGACGAGTCGGGAAACGTGTACCTGGTGAATCACACGGGCGGCGACCTCCTGAAGATCCTTTCCCCGTGA
- a CDS encoding DNA photolyase family protein, with protein sequence MTTSPRFPATIVWFRRDLRLSDNSALEAAVARGGAVVAVWVHAPGEEGDSAPGAAARVFLHGALRSLAESLEDRGSGLLLRRGPAVKALIDLARETGADAVYANKVWEPAFLARDATAIGALRSNGLEVRLFDDGVLFPPDAMKTTAGGPFRVFTPFLRRCLSSPFPGPPRPAPGRLPFPETLPPSRPMPELRLPASVPRGAGIHAAWPPGEKAAGDRLSAFLDGAMAAYPGDRDRPDRDGTSRLSPYLHLGCVSARQVWHAVQCRAAADSAPGAARGAEAFLRQLVWREFAHHLLFHFPATVHAPLREEFAAFPWRDDPFSLAAWEEGRTGYPLVDAAMRQLRRTGWMHNRLRMVAASFLAKDLLLPWREGASWFFDTLVDADLANNTFGWQWVAGCGADAAPFFRVFNPTLQGEKFDPGGSYVRAWVPEIARLPDRWIHRPWEAPAAVLSGAGVTPGRTYPGPIVDHAAARLRALASMPRRIP encoded by the coding sequence ATGACGACATCCCCCCGCTTCCCCGCCACGATCGTCTGGTTCCGCAGGGACCTGCGCCTTTCGGACAACTCCGCGCTCGAGGCGGCCGTCGCGCGGGGCGGGGCGGTCGTCGCCGTCTGGGTCCACGCCCCGGGAGAGGAGGGGGATTCCGCTCCGGGCGCCGCCGCCCGCGTCTTCCTCCATGGAGCGCTTCGCTCCCTCGCGGAGTCGCTCGAGGACCGGGGGAGCGGCCTCCTGCTGCGGCGGGGACCCGCCGTCAAGGCGCTGATCGACCTCGCGCGGGAGACGGGGGCCGACGCGGTCTACGCCAACAAGGTGTGGGAGCCGGCGTTCCTCGCCCGGGACGCGACGGCGATCGGGGCGTTGCGGTCCAACGGCCTCGAGGTGCGGCTGTTCGATGACGGCGTGCTCTTCCCGCCCGACGCGATGAAGACGACCGCCGGAGGGCCGTTCCGCGTCTTCACGCCGTTCCTGCGGCGATGCCTGTCGTCCCCGTTCCCCGGCCCGCCCCGGCCGGCGCCCGGCCGGCTCCCTTTCCCTGAGACGCTTCCTCCTTCCCGGCCTATGCCGGAACTCCGGCTCCCCGCGTCCGTGCCACGGGGCGCCGGGATCCACGCCGCCTGGCCACCGGGCGAGAAGGCGGCGGGGGATCGCCTTTCCGCGTTTCTGGACGGCGCGATGGCGGCGTATCCCGGGGACCGCGACCGGCCGGACCGGGACGGCACGTCCCGCCTCTCCCCGTACCTGCACCTCGGATGCGTCAGCGCCCGCCAGGTGTGGCACGCGGTCCAATGCCGCGCGGCGGCGGACAGCGCGCCCGGCGCTGCGCGCGGCGCGGAGGCGTTCCTCCGCCAGCTGGTGTGGCGGGAATTCGCCCACCACCTCCTGTTCCACTTTCCGGCGACCGTCCACGCTCCGCTGCGCGAGGAGTTCGCCGCCTTTCCCTGGAGGGACGACCCCTTCTCCCTGGCGGCGTGGGAAGAGGGGCGAACCGGCTATCCGCTGGTGGACGCGGCGATGCGGCAGCTCCGCCGGACCGGATGGATGCACAACCGCCTCCGGATGGTCGCCGCTTCGTTCCTTGCGAAGGACCTCCTCCTCCCCTGGCGAGAGGGAGCCTCCTGGTTCTTCGATACGTTGGTGGATGCGGACCTGGCGAACAACACGTTCGGCTGGCAGTGGGTCGCCGGCTGCGGGGCGGACGCCGCGCCGTTCTTCCGGGTCTTCAACCCGACGCTGCAGGGGGAGAAGTTCGATCCCGGGGGGAGCTACGTCCGGGCGTGGGTGCCCGAAATCGCCCGCCTGCCGGACCGTTGGATCCACCGGCCGTGGGAAGCGCCCGCCGCCGTGCTGTCCGGGGCGGGGGTGACGCCCGGGAGAACGTATCCCGGGCCCATCGTGGACCACGCCGCCGCCCGACTCCGCGCGCTCGCCTCCATGCCCCGCCGGATTCCCTGA
- a CDS encoding acetate kinase, translated as MKILVLNSGSSSIKYALFAAGSLAELRAGIVERIGEPGASSVPDHREGFRRVMSDLLESGAVPDPAGLSGIGHRIVHGGERFRKPVRVDRGVVEAIRETIPFAPLHNPGNLQGIEVALGMCPGVPQVAVFDTAFHQTMPPRAFHYALPLALYVSHRVRRYGFHGTSHAHVARRASEYLETPPGSLNLITLHLGNGASAAAIRGGESVDTSMGMTPLEGLIMGTRCGDLDPAVPFFLGTATGKDPAEVLALLNEESGMKGICGANDMREVHRRIAGGDPSASLAVDMYVYRVRKYIGAYTAVLGRVDALVFTGGIGENDAEVRHRACEGLERLGIALDQGRNDSPSSDPREIQREGMPVKVLVIPTNEELEIALQTLACLRNDTGEEEPR; from the coding sequence ATGAAGATCCTGGTCCTGAACTCCGGCAGCTCCTCGATCAAGTACGCGCTCTTCGCCGCGGGATCCCTCGCCGAACTGCGCGCCGGGATCGTGGAACGGATCGGCGAGCCCGGGGCCTCTTCCGTCCCGGACCACAGGGAAGGGTTCCGGCGCGTGATGTCGGACCTCCTGGAGTCGGGTGCGGTCCCGGACCCGGCCGGGCTGTCCGGCATCGGGCACCGGATCGTCCACGGCGGGGAGCGGTTCCGGAAACCCGTCCGCGTCGACCGGGGAGTCGTCGAGGCGATCCGGGAGACGATCCCCTTCGCCCCGCTGCACAACCCCGGGAACCTGCAGGGGATCGAGGTCGCCCTCGGAATGTGCCCGGGGGTGCCGCAGGTGGCGGTCTTCGACACCGCCTTCCACCAGACGATGCCGCCCCGCGCTTTCCACTACGCCCTCCCGCTCGCTCTCTACGTCTCCCATCGCGTGCGCCGCTACGGGTTCCACGGGACTTCGCACGCCCACGTCGCCCGGCGGGCCTCCGAATACCTCGAAACGCCGCCGGGGTCCCTGAACCTGATCACGCTCCACCTTGGGAACGGCGCGAGCGCCGCCGCGATCCGGGGGGGGGAAAGCGTCGACACCTCCATGGGGATGACCCCGCTGGAGGGACTCATCATGGGGACCCGGTGCGGCGACCTGGATCCCGCGGTCCCCTTTTTCCTCGGGACGGCGACCGGGAAAGATCCTGCGGAGGTCCTGGCCCTGTTGAACGAGGAGAGCGGGATGAAAGGGATCTGCGGGGCGAACGACATGCGGGAAGTGCACCGGAGGATCGCCGGGGGGGATCCGTCCGCATCGCTTGCGGTCGACATGTACGTTTACCGGGTCAGGAAATACATCGGCGCCTACACAGCCGTCCTCGGCCGGGTCGACGCGCTCGTGTTCACCGGTGGGATCGGCGAGAACGACGCCGAGGTGCGGCATCGGGCGTGCGAGGGGCTGGAGCGGCTGGGGATCGCCCTCGACCAGGGGAGGAACGACTCCCCGTCTTCGGACCCCCGGGAGATCCAGCGGGAAGGGATGCCGGTCAAGGTCCTCGTCATCCCGACGAACGAGGAGCTCGAGATCGCCCTGCAGACGCTGGCGTGCCTCAGGAACGATACCGGAGAGGAGGAACCGCGATGA
- a CDS encoding phosphoketolase family protein — translation MKPAIGRSKSEECSLKDEEMERMNAYWRAANYLSVGQIYLLDNPLLREPLRLEHVKPRLLGHWGTTPGLNFIYVHLNRVIRANDLDMIYVAGPGHGGPALVANTWLEGTYSEVYPDIPRDEEGMRKLFRQFSFPGGIPSHVAPETPGSIHEGGELGYALSHAFGAVFDNPDLIAACVVGDGEAETGPLAASWHSSMFLNPATDGAVLPILHLNGYKIANPTILARIPPEELANLFDGYGYEPHFVEGDDPATMHRLMASAMDTVVMKIRSIQREARATGNAGRPRWPMIILRTPKGWTGPETVDGKKTEGSWRSHQVPFGDMAGKPDRVPLLEEWMKGYRPGELFDESGLLRPEIAELAPKGTRRMGANPHANGGVLLKDLVMPDYREYAVDVPKPGGVTAEATRVMGRMLRDVMKRNADARNFRVMGPDETASNRLDALFEATDRTWVAETLPGDDHLSPGGRVMEILSEHTCQGWLEGYLLTGRHGLFSCYEAFIHIVDSMFNQHAKWLKVTSTEIPWRRPIASLNYLLTSHVWRQDHNGFSHQDPGFIDHVVNKKGNVIRVYLPPDANCLLYVTDRVLRSRNRINVIVAGKQSSPQWLDMDAAIHHCTAGIGIWKWASNDEGAEPDVVMACAGDVPTLETLAAVDLIRRLLPDLRVRVVNVVDLMTLQNREEHPHGLTDREFDALFTTDKPILFAYHGYPWLIHRLTYRRTNHGNLHVRGYKEEGTTTTPFDMVVLNDLDRFHLVMDVIDRVPGLATRAAHARQEMRDKRIEHWQYITLHGEDMPEVRDWTWPY, via the coding sequence ATGAAACCCGCCATTGGACGATCGAAATCCGAGGAGTGTTCCCTGAAGGATGAGGAGATGGAACGGATGAACGCCTACTGGCGGGCGGCCAACTACCTCTCCGTGGGGCAGATCTACCTGCTCGACAACCCGCTGCTGCGGGAGCCTCTCCGGCTGGAGCACGTAAAACCCCGGCTTCTCGGACACTGGGGGACCACCCCGGGGCTCAACTTCATCTACGTCCACCTGAACCGGGTGATCCGGGCGAACGACCTGGACATGATCTACGTCGCGGGACCCGGGCACGGCGGCCCGGCCCTCGTGGCGAACACCTGGCTGGAGGGGACCTACAGCGAGGTGTACCCCGACATCCCGCGGGACGAAGAGGGGATGCGGAAGCTGTTCCGGCAGTTCTCCTTTCCCGGGGGGATCCCCAGCCACGTGGCCCCCGAGACCCCGGGATCGATCCACGAGGGGGGAGAGCTGGGGTACGCCCTCTCCCACGCCTTCGGGGCGGTCTTCGACAATCCCGACCTCATCGCGGCGTGCGTCGTCGGCGACGGCGAGGCGGAGACCGGGCCGCTCGCCGCGTCGTGGCACTCCAGCATGTTCCTGAACCCCGCGACCGACGGAGCGGTCCTGCCGATCCTGCACCTCAACGGGTACAAGATCGCCAATCCGACGATCCTCGCGCGGATCCCCCCGGAAGAGCTCGCCAACCTGTTCGACGGCTACGGGTACGAGCCGCACTTCGTTGAAGGGGACGACCCCGCGACGATGCACCGGTTGATGGCGTCGGCGATGGACACGGTGGTCATGAAGATCCGCTCCATCCAGCGGGAGGCGCGCGCCACGGGAAACGCGGGGCGTCCGCGCTGGCCGATGATCATCCTTCGGACGCCGAAGGGATGGACGGGACCGGAAACCGTGGACGGGAAAAAAACGGAGGGCTCCTGGAGATCCCACCAGGTACCCTTCGGCGACATGGCGGGAAAACCCGACCGCGTCCCGTTGCTGGAAGAGTGGATGAAGGGGTACCGGCCGGGGGAGCTCTTCGACGAAAGCGGCCTCCTGCGGCCTGAGATCGCGGAGTTGGCGCCGAAGGGAACCCGGAGAATGGGGGCCAACCCGCACGCGAACGGGGGCGTCCTGCTCAAGGATCTCGTGATGCCGGATTACCGCGAGTACGCGGTCGACGTTCCGAAGCCGGGGGGCGTCACGGCGGAGGCGACCCGCGTGATGGGGAGAATGCTCCGCGACGTGATGAAGCGGAACGCCGACGCGAGGAACTTCCGGGTGATGGGCCCGGACGAGACCGCGTCGAACCGTCTCGACGCCCTCTTCGAGGCGACGGACCGGACCTGGGTGGCGGAGACGCTCCCCGGCGACGACCACCTCTCGCCCGGCGGGCGGGTGATGGAGATCTTAAGCGAGCACACGTGCCAGGGGTGGCTGGAGGGATATCTCCTGACCGGCCGGCACGGTCTCTTCTCCTGCTACGAGGCGTTCATCCACATCGTGGACTCGATGTTCAACCAGCACGCCAAGTGGCTGAAGGTGACGTCGACGGAGATCCCCTGGCGCCGCCCGATCGCCTCGCTGAACTACCTCCTGACCTCGCACGTGTGGCGGCAGGACCACAACGGATTCTCCCACCAGGACCCCGGCTTCATCGACCACGTGGTGAACAAGAAGGGGAACGTCATCCGGGTGTACCTTCCCCCCGACGCGAACTGCCTGCTGTACGTCACCGACAGGGTCCTGCGCAGCCGCAACCGGATCAACGTGATCGTGGCGGGGAAGCAATCCTCTCCGCAGTGGCTGGACATGGACGCCGCCATCCATCACTGCACCGCCGGGATCGGGATCTGGAAGTGGGCCAGCAACGACGAGGGGGCGGAGCCGGACGTGGTGATGGCGTGCGCGGGGGACGTTCCGACGCTGGAGACGCTGGCGGCGGTCGACCTGATCCGGAGGCTGCTGCCCGACCTCCGCGTCCGGGTCGTGAACGTCGTGGACCTGATGACCCTCCAGAACCGGGAGGAGCACCCCCACGGCCTGACGGACAGGGAGTTCGACGCCCTGTTCACCACGGACAAGCCGATCCTCTTCGCCTACCACGGGTACCCGTGGCTGATCCACCGGCTGACGTACCGGCGGACGAACCACGGGAATCTCCACGTCCGGGGATACAAGGAGGAGGGAACCACCACCACGCCGTTCGACATGGTGGTGCTCAACGACCTGGACCGGTTCCACCTGGTGATGGACGTGATCGACCGGGTGCCCGGACTCGCAACCCGCGCGGCCCACGCACGGCAGGAGATGCGGGACAAGCGGATCGAGCATTGGCAGTACATCACGCTTCATGGAGAGGACATGCCCGAGGTGCGGGACTGGACTTGGCCGTACTGA